One Natrinema sp. DC36 genomic window, AACGGATCCGGGGGGGTTTCGGATCTCGCCGGACGGCTCGATATGCCCGTCAGTACCGTCCATAACTATCTCCAGGCGCTCGTTGCGACGGGATACGTCGAAGTCGAAGAGAAAGAGTACTCGACTACAACCCGGTTTCTCGAGGTGGGCAACCAACAGCGCCACCGACTGGAAATATTCAAAGTCGTCAGCGACAAACTCCAGGATATAGCGGCGGAGACGGGCGAGCACGTCACGTTGATGATCGAAGAAAACGATCAGTGCGTGATCGTCGCGGTGCAAGAAGGGCCCGACGCCGTCAATCTGTTCGCGTATCCCGGTGCACGAATGCCACTTCACGCAGCAGCTCCCGGGAAAGCGATCCTCGCGCACATGCCGGATGACCGCGTGCAGGAGATCATTGACCGGCAGGGACTCATCGAGATGACGAACCGAACCATCACGGATCCCGACGTTCTCTTCGAACAACTCGAGCAGATCAGGGACCAGGGGTACGCCATCGACGAGGGCGAACGCATCGCGGGAATGGTCTGTATTTCCGCTCCGGTGCTCGACAAGAGCGATCACATCCGTGGCGCGATCTGCGTCTGTGGCCCGCAGAGCCGAATCGACGAGGGACGACGCGAGGAAATCGCGGATATCGTCAAACGCTCGGCGAACGTGACGCAGGTCAATCTCGACTACGTGTGACCGATGTTCTACGTGTTGAGGCGTTCATCAGGCGTCAGAAACGGCTGCCAACGCCTCGATGGTCGCTTCGGCTATTCCGTCGGCGGCCTGCTCCGGAATCGTCACGAGCGGCCGATCGATGGCCGTTTCGCTCACGATTTCGCGAAGCCGATCGCGAGCTGCTGACGGCGTCCCGGCCACACCAAGGTCGTGGACCATTTCGTCCGTGACCAAGGTTGCCGCGTCTGCCCGGTCGCCCGCCTGCCAGGCCTCGGCAACGCGATCGACCTGCTCCGGGAACTTGGTGGCGATCGCGTTCCGATATCCGTCGGCACTGCCCGCGTAATACGCGACGTGACCGCGTACGGCGTCGTAGGCCTCGTCGCAATCTTCGCTCACGGCTGCCGGCACGTACGGAGCGATCGTAATTTCGTCGGGGTCGCGGTCGCGTTCTCGAGCACTCGTTGCAACGATCTCGAACGCGTCGTCTAACCCAGAAAACGGGATGTTGTGTGGCATCCAGCCATCACAGAGCCGGCCGACGACGCGCCGGTTCGCCGGCC contains:
- a CDS encoding IclR family transcriptional regulator; its protein translation is MTGTSNRSVERAFKIVDELAENGSGGVSDLAGRLDMPVSTVHNYLQALVATGYVEVEEKEYSTTTRFLEVGNQQRHRLEIFKVVSDKLQDIAAETGEHVTLMIEENDQCVIVAVQEGPDAVNLFAYPGARMPLHAAAPGKAILAHMPDDRVQEIIDRQGLIEMTNRTITDPDVLFEQLEQIRDQGYAIDEGERIAGMVCISAPVLDKSDHIRGAICVCGPQSRIDEGRREEIADIVKRSANVTQVNLDYV
- a CDS encoding LLM class flavin-dependent oxidoreductase — protein: MHLGVVIPRTGTHDPTDLAVSAEKLGYDSVWMGELWGSSSVVKLSEIAAKTDEVELGTAIVNVFSRTPAVLAMTAVTLDRVSDGRASLGVGTSTPTAVENVHGMPFDRPVRRSHETIEVIQRILSDDDPVTYDGERVSVSGVPPLDRDVPVYHAALGPANRRVVGRLCDGWMPHNIPFSGLDDAFEIVATSARERDRDPDEITIAPYVPAAVSEDCDEAYDAVRGHVAYYAGSADGYRNAIATKFPEQVDRVAEAWQAGDRADAATLVTDEMVHDLGVAGTPSAARDRLREIVSETAIDRPLVTIPEQAADGIAEATIEALAAVSDA